The Streptomyces kanamyceticus DNA segment CGTGCAGATCGCCGGTGACCAGTTCGACGCCGAGTGCCTCGACGGCCTTGGCGCGGTCGGTGCCCGGGTCGCGCACAAGGGCGCGGACGGGAACACTCGCCGCGCGCAGGGCGCGGACGGTGGCGCCGCCCTGCTTGCCGGTGGCGCCGGTGACCAGGACGTGCGCGGAATCTGCGGACATGACGCTCCCCGGGTGGTCGTCCATTAAACGGCGGGGCCCGCCGTTTATGCTCCGGTACGATATGGCGGGCCCCGCCACTTCGCAAGCACGGACCCCGCCACTCGCCATGCATCGGAGGTGACCGCCATGCCCGACCGCCAGCGCGCCGACGCCCGGCGCAACTACACGCGCATCCTCGCCGCGGCCGAGGAGGAGGTCGCCGCCCACGGCGCCGACGCCTCCCTGGAACAGATCGCCCGCACCACGGGGATGGGCTCGGCGACCGTACGCAGACACTTCCCCACCCGCCAGGCGTTGTTGGAGGCGGTCTCCCGGAAACGGATCGAGGCCCTGTGCGTCCGCGCCCACGACCTGACCGGCAAGGGCGACAGCCGGGACGCGCTCCTGGAGTGGCTGAGTGACGTCGTCGGCTACTGCGTCTCGGCCCGGGGCCTTGCGGCCGCGCTGGCGTACGACGGCGCTGGTGCTGACCACGTGCACGAGAACGCCTGCTCGACGGCGTTGGAAGAAGCCGCGGGCCCGTTGCTCCAACGCGCCGCGCAGGACGGCGCGGTGGCGACGGGCGTCACCGTCGGGGACCTCATCACGCTGATCGTCGGCATCGTCCTGGCCACGGAGCGGCACCCCGACCCCGCGGCCCGAGCGGACCGACTGTTCCGGCTGGCCGTGGCGGGACTGAGCCCGCTGGGCTGAGCCGCTCCGGCTCAGCCCAGCGCGTCCATCAGGGACGTGACGTACGCGTCCAGCCGCTCCTCCACGGTCCGCGTCGTCAGCTCCGGCCTCCCCGCCTTCCGCCATGCCCGCGCCACCGGCCGCACGTCTTCCGAGAACGCGAGCCCGTCCCGCACCAGCCAGTACAGCCGCTCGCTCGGGGCCGCGGCCAACACCCCGCCCGCAGCCTCGTACGCCTCGGCGAACCGCAGACCCCATGCCGGGCCGTGCAGCGCCGCGAGAATGGTGGAGCAGTGCGCCACATCGAGATCCGCCGGGCCCCAGCAGGATCCCGGCCAGTCGATGACGCCGGTGATGCGCGCATCCGCAGTCCTTGAGGGCGGTGCGTCGAACAGTACGTTGCCGGGTTGGAAGTCGCGGTGCAGGAAGCGCCCCTCATAGGGCGGCGGGGGCTTGCGGATCACGTTGATCGCCGCGGTCCATGCCGCCGCGTCGGCGCCCTTGGGCGGCACGACCGTGTCGGCGGTCGTCAACGCCTCGTACTCCTTGGGCTGTTCGGCGGGGCGCACCGCATGGATCGCCACGAGCTGACTCGCCAGCACGGGGACGCGCGCCTCCAGCCCTTCGTCGTCGAGGATCGTCCGGCCCGCGACGTGGGTCATCAGGAGCGCCGGATACTCGCAGTGCTCGGCGGTCGGATCGACCGCGACCAGCGAAGGAGTCGGTACGCCGGTCTCCGCGAGCAGGGTCAGGGTGCGGGCCTCCCTGGTCAGCAAGGACTCGGCCGCCGCCACGAAGAACGGGTCGACGAAGGTCCGCAGGACCAGCTCACGGGCGCCGCCGTCTCGCGAACCGATGGTCAGCCGCCGTATCTCAGCGGTGATGCCGCCGTGCAGTGCCTCGGTTGCGACGATCCGTTCACCGCTCTCCAGGTGCCGTTCGGCCCAGGCCAGCGCCAACGGCCGGACGGCCGCCGCCTCGTCGTGGTCGGTCACCGTGCCTCCTCGCCCCTTTGGCCACGGCAGAGCGTACAGCTCACGCCTTCCGGGATACCGTGGCCGGACCATCAACGTTCAAGGGGCGCATGTGAGCGAGCCGATCCGGTGGGGCAGCAAGGACCCCGGTCCCTTCTTCCACGGCACGAAGGCCGAGATCGCCGTCGGGGCCCTGTTGGAGCCGGGATACGGCTCCAACTACGGCAAGGGCAGCACGGCGAACTTCGTCTACCTGACGGCCACGTTGGACGCCGCCGTCTGGGGAGCCGAACTGGCGGCCGGCGAGGGGCGCGAGCGGATCTACCTCGTCGAGCCCACCGGCTCCTTCGAGGACGACCCGAACCTGACGGACAAGAAGTTCCCCGGCAACCCGACCCGGTCCTACCGCACGCGCCAGGTACTGCGCGTCCTGGCGGAAGTCCGGGACTGGCAAGGACACCCGCCCGAGGTCCTCCAGCACATGCGGGACCACCTCGAAGCACTCAAGGCCCAGGGCATCGAGGCCATCAACGACTGATCCTTGCGGCCTCGCGGCCGGTGGCAGGGGAGCTGAGCCGCTGCCCGCCGCGGGCGCCGCCGAGGACGGCGCCCGCAGTGGCAACTCACCAGGTCTTGCCTGCCTGTTCCCTGATCGTGCGGTTGATCCGGTTGAAGAAGTTGGTCGTCGCGATCTCCAGGATGATCGCCGAGAGCTGTGCCTCGTCGAAGTGGTCGGCCGCGGCGTCCCAGATCTCGTCGGTCACCCCC contains these protein-coding regions:
- a CDS encoding phosphotransferase family protein, whose product is MTDHDEAAAVRPLALAWAERHLESGERIVATEALHGGITAEIRRLTIGSRDGGARELVLRTFVDPFFVAAAESLLTREARTLTLLAETGVPTPSLVAVDPTAEHCEYPALLMTHVAGRTILDDEGLEARVPVLASQLVAIHAVRPAEQPKEYEALTTADTVVPPKGADAAAWTAAINVIRKPPPPYEGRFLHRDFQPGNVLFDAPPSRTADARITGVIDWPGSCWGPADLDVAHCSTILAALHGPAWGLRFAEAYEAAGGVLAAAPSERLYWLVRDGLAFSEDVRPVARAWRKAGRPELTTRTVEERLDAYVTSLMDALG
- the arr gene encoding NAD(+)--rifampin ADP-ribosyltransferase gives rise to the protein MRWGSKDPGPFFHGTKAEIAVGALLEPGYGSNYGKGSTANFVYLTATLDAAVWGAELAAGEGRERIYLVEPTGSFEDDPNLTDKKFPGNPTRSYRTRQVLRVLAEVRDWQGHPPEVLQHMRDHLEALKAQGIEAIND
- a CDS encoding TetR/AcrR family transcriptional regulator; the encoded protein is MPDRQRADARRNYTRILAAAEEEVAAHGADASLEQIARTTGMGSATVRRHFPTRQALLEAVSRKRIEALCVRAHDLTGKGDSRDALLEWLSDVVGYCVSARGLAAALAYDGAGADHVHENACSTALEEAAGPLLQRAAQDGAVATGVTVGDLITLIVGIVLATERHPDPAARADRLFRLAVAGLSPLG